CTACCACTAAAATCTTTTTTGCAGGTATGCAGCTATTTTTATTTGATGAAAGTTTTTTTAAATCTGTAAGTGCAGTTTCACTTTTTAAAAAGTTATTTAGCACTTCATTGAGGATAATTTTTTTTGATTTTTCTAGATGTTCATTTATTCTGTAATATGTCCATTTACCATCTTTCATATCAACTAAAATATTTGCTTGTTTCAATTTAGAGAGGTGTGTGGACAAAGTTGATTGTTTTAATTCTAAAACATTTTCAAGATCACACACACATAATTGACCTTGATAATTAATCAGATTTAAAATCCTTAATTTATTTTTGTCAGAAATTGCTTTCAAAAATTTTTCCATAGACATGGCGGCAAATATATCTATGTATCACGATATGTCAATACGTAATCGATAGAGTTCAAATGTAAAGAAATTGAACGTATTTGTTAAGAAACTTTACATAATGATTTTAATTACCTTTCATAATAAAGGATTTTTATTCGCAATATTTTGGCATGAAATATGCTTATTCTTAAAGTGATTAATTTCAGGAGGTCAAATTATGAGCGAATCTATAATTTTGCGTATGCAAAAGGACTTGGAAAGAGCGCTTTTAAAACCAGCTAACAAAAGAAAGTGGGTTATGCTGGTGGATATTAGAAAGTGTACTGGATGCCATTCGTGCTCTGTGGCGTGCAAAGCTGAAAACAAAACACCAGAAGGTGTAAACTATCGTTGGGTGAAAGAAGCTGAAGATGGAGAATTCCCAAATGTTATGAGAATATTTATGCCTGGACTTTGTATGCAGTGTGATAATGCCCCATGTATTAAAGCTTGTCCATCTGGTGCGATTTACAAACGAGAAGATGGCATCGTTGCCATTGATTATTCAAAATGTCAAAGCTGTGGTGGTGCAGCAGTTGATGCTTGTCCATATTCAGCTATATCAGTTGATAAGGGTAATTATTATACTGAAGGCACTCCAGAAATTATGGATTATGAAAAAGGACCAATCTTTGAATATGGTCATAAATATGAGAGGGTTGGTGAGAATTTACCAATAGGTAGCTGTAGAAAATGTCATTATTGTCTTCATAGACTTGAGATGGGTATGCTTCCTACATGTGTGACAACATGTCTTGGTGGTGCAAATTATTTCGGTGATATTAATGATCCTGAAAGTCTTGTATATCAAAAAGCAAAAGAGTTGAATGTTTATACGTTCCTTGCGGGTGAAGGTACGAAACCTACTACAAAATATGTAGCTGATGATATAGAGCTTTGTAAAAAATGTCATGAATAAAATAATTTTAAATATTTAATGTGGAGGTAATTTATGAGTAAAAAATCTATTGTGGATAAAATAGAGGTTAATAGAAGAGGCTTTTTAAAATCGTCTGCCTTTTTAGGTGGTTCTGTTATGCTTATGTCACAGCTTGGCTGTGTTCAGAAAAAGTTGGATGAGATGTCAAAGAAAGGTGAACTTTCAAAATATGTGTTAGCAAAACCAGAGCATGTAATTTATTCTGTTTGTTTGCAGTGTCACACAGCATGTAATATTAAATGTAAGGTTTATGATGGTGTATTACATAAAATAGATGGTAATCCATATTCTGCTCAAAATATGTATGAAAATTTACCTTACAATACTCCAGTGGATGTAGCTGCAAGAATTGATGGTAAAATATGTCCTAAGGGACAAGCAGGTGTGCAAACATTGTATGATCCATATAGAATTGTGAAGGTTTTAAAAAGAGCTGGTAAGAGAGGTGAAAATAAGTGGAAAGCTATTCCTTTTGAGCAAGCTGTAAAAGAAATTGTTGAAGGTGGATACCTTTTTAAAGATGTGCCAGGTGAAGAGAACAGAAAGGTTGAAGGTTTAAAAGATATCTTCAAAGTGCGTGATCCAAAACTTATGAAGCAGATGGCAAAAGATGCTAAAGCTCTTGCAGAAAAGAAAATGAGCTGGTCAGAGTTTAAGTCAAAGTACGCAGGTAAAATGGATTTATTTGCAAATCCTGACCATCCTGATGCAGGGCCTTACAACAACAAATTTGTTTTTATGGCAGGTCGTATTGAGCATGGCCGTAAAGAATTTATGAAGAGATTTATGAAAGATTGTTTTGGTTCAGTAAACTTCTATGAGCATACCACAATTTGTGAACAATCTCACCATATTGGTTTTGCTGAAATGTTTAATGGTAAACATCATTTAAAACCAGATTTGATGGAATGTAAATTTGTTATTTATTTTGGTACAGGTGGTTTTGAAGCTAATTTTGGTCCACCACCTATATCTGAAAAGCTTACTGCAGGTTATACTGAAAAAAATATGAAAATTGCAGTGGTTGATCCACGTATGTCCAAGACTGCTGCAAAAGCTGATTATTGGGTGCCAATAAGACCAGGGACTGATGCAGCATTTGCTCTTGCAATGGGTAGATACATTATTGAGACCGGGAGATATGATAAGAAATATCTATCAGCGGCAAATTACAAAGCAGCTTATTCGATAAATGAGACAACCTTTACAAATTCAACATGGCTTGTGAAAATCGAAAAAGATGGGCCAGGTGCGTTCCTTAAACCATCAGAAATTGGTTTATCTGGTGATTTTGTTGTTATGAAGGATGGCAAGCCTGTTGCTGGTAAGAAGAAAGGGGATGCTGTCTTTGGAGATCTTTTTGTAGATACAGTGATAAACGGTATAAAGGTAAAATCAGCGTTCCAGATTTATTATGATTCTACAAAGTCAAGAACTCTTAAAGAGTGGGCTGATTTATGTGATGTTCCAGTTGAGCAAATAATTACATTAGCAAGAGAATTTACATCTTATGGTAAAAAAGCAGCTATAGATTTTTATCGTGGTCCAGTTCAACATACAAATGGGTATTACAATGCAACAGCAATAATAGCTCTTAACTTACTTATAGGAAATGTTGATTGGGCTGGTGGTCTTTCTGTAGGTGGTGGACATTGGCATGAATATGGTGGCAAAAAAGGTAATCCTTTTAATATGAAAAAACTTGTTAAAAATAAACTTGGGACATTTGGATATCCTGTAACTCGTGAAAAAACAAAATATGAAAAGACAACATTTTTCAATGGATATCCAGCGAAGAGACCATTTTACCCATTTACCGGGAATGTTTATCAAGAGATTATACCTTCAGCATATGAAGGTTATCCTTATGATGTAAAATGTCTTATGATACATAAAGGTACACCTGCGTTTGCTTCTCCAGCTGGTCATGTGTTTATAGAAATGCTTAAAGATGTTAATAGGATACCTCTATTAATTGGTAGTGATATTGTTATTGGTGAAACAACTATGTATTGTGATTACATTTTTCCAGATAAAGCTATATGGGAAAGATGGGGATTTTCACATCCAACACCTGACAACACAGTGAAAGTTTCCAAAATCAGACAACCTGTTGTAAATCCTATGACTGATAAAACTAAGGTATATGGTCAGGAAGTCCATCTTGGTATGGAAACATTGATGTATGCAATTGCTGAGCAGTTGAATTTACCTGGTTTTGGTAAAGATGGATTCGGTCCTGGTTTAGATAATTACAGAGAGGAAGATTTTTATCTGAAACTTGCTGAAAATATCGCAATGGAAGGAGCACCTGTTCCAGATGCTGATGCAAAAGAGATTGATGTTTTCTTCAACGCTAGAAAACATTTAACAAAAGCTGCTTTTGATGTGGCTAAAGTGAAAGAGAGTCCAAACTGGAAGAAAATTGTTTATGTATTGAACAGAGGTGGAAGATTTGAGCATACAAGTAGAGCGCATAAGGGTGATAAACTGGCTTATCAGTACAAAAAAGATATAAGTCTTTATGTGGAGAGTGTTGCACAAACAAGAGATTCTATGACAGGTAAAAGATTTTATGGTTATCCAGTTTATGTACCTGCTGCTGATATGTTTGATAGACCTTTGAAACAGGATGGCTATGATTTACATTTGATAAGTTATAAAGAGATAACAGGGGGACAGTCCAGGACTTCTAGTAACTACTGGATGCTAGACTTGTATCTTGATGAAAACTTTATATGGATGAATAGTAAAGATGCCGATAGACTTGGTTTGAGTGATGGAGATACAGCAAAAATTGTTTCACCAACTAACCCTGATGGTGTATGGGATTTGAAAAATGGTATGAAAATTAAGATGATTGGTAAAGTAAAAGTGAGTGAAGCGATCAAGCCAGGAACTGTTGCAGTTAGCTGGCACTATGGACATTGGGCATATGGCTCACACGATGTTGTAGTAGATGGAAAGGTAATTAAAGGGGATAAAAGAAGAGCGACTGGACTTTGTCCAAATGCTGCAATGCTTGTTGATCCTGTACTGAAAAACATGTGTCTCACAGACAAAATTGGTGGTAGTGCCTCCTTTTATGATACACATGTAAAAGTAGTTAAGGCATAATTTGAGGGGAGTGATCTCCCCTCTTTTTTTGAGGTGAAATATGCGAATTATTATATGTATAAAAATTATATTAATTATTTTACTAATTCCTCTGTTGGGTTTAAGTGAAAATGAAAATTTTGAATTTCCTCAAGAAATTCATGAGTTAGAAAATGTAATAATTGTTGTTCATAAAAAAACTGATTTTAAAATTAGTATCAGCAATAAGTGTTTACAAGTATTCCAGATGAATGGGATTACGGTTAACAAAGGTATATATAGTGCTTCTGGCAACAACAGTTATTTAGAGCTTGAAAATAAATGTTTTGAAGGGGATGATGTAATCATTAAAATTGATATAGGTGACAAATATATTGAAAAAAAATACAAAATTCTGCCTCAAATTAAAGAAGAAAGAGAGTGGGGTTGTTAAAAAATTTAGGGGTGAGAAATGAAAAAATTATTTTTTACATTATTTCTTTGTTTTTTAGTAATTAATAGCTATGCAATTAAAATATCAACTCCTTATGTAAGTGTCTGGTGGTTAGAAAAAAATTTGGATAAAGTTATTTTGTTAGATGTGAGAAGATCAAAGCAAGATTTCTATAAAGGTCATATTCCAAATGCTGTATTTGTTGATAAATCCAAAGTTAGAGTAGATAAAATTATTATGGGAAAATCTGTCAAAGGTTTTTTACCTGAGAAAGAGTATTTTCAAAACTTTTTGAGATCACTTGGGATAAACAATGATTCAGCAGTGGTGATCTATACAAAACAGAGAAAACATATAAATGCGAAATATGCAGCTAGACTTTACTGGCAGTTTAAAGTTTATGGATTTGAAAATGTGGCTTTACTTGATGGTGGATATTACAAGTGGGTAAATGATATAAAAAAGATAGAAAAAGGAGCTGGGAAGGCGGTAACAAAGGGTAATGTAGTTTTGAAAGATGTTAATCACGAAATTTTGGCAGATATTAGTGAGGTTAAAAAGGCAATAAATGATAAAAATTCTATAATAATAGATTTTAGAGAGATGGCTTACTATCTGGGGATTAAAACAAAAAGTTATATTGCGTATTCTGGGCATATCCCTACAGCATTTTCAGTGTCCGAAGATCTATTTTTTAATGATGATGGTACTTTTATTTCAAAAAACGATATGGAGAAAACGTTATTTGCTTTAAATATTGATATTCATAAACCGATAATTGTTTATTGCAATACTGGCAATCATTCTGCTTTGGGTTGGTTTATCTTACATGAAATTCTCAAAGCGGATAGTGTGAAAAACTTTGATGGTAGTTTAATAGAATGGACTACCTATGAATTACCAACAAAAAAATATGTGATTGAAAATTTTTCAAATTAATTTAAGAGGAGTTTTTTTGAAATTTCTTTTTAATCAGAAGAAAAACTAAGTAGAAATAAGTGTTGGCAAGGAGACGGCCTGATACAAAGGCAATGGCAGCACAAATTGCACCTACAAAAAGTTTTAAGTTTATTAATGTGGAGATTACAAAGATGATTCCTGAAACTTCTATGACTGTGCCTATCGTAATAGGCAAGGTATTTTTCTTAAGCATTAAGGTGCTTCGCTGAAATGTTAGAAGTACAGTCAAAGCAGGCATTATAGACATTATCATGGCGGGGGACTTTGCAAAATTTGCAAGCTCCTCTGTCAATCCACTTAAAACTTTAAAATAGAAATTTGAAATAGGTGTCCAGGTTATAATAAACAGTAATGAAGTTATAGTTATAGCAAGGTAAATGGCAAAATTTTTAACTTTTTTAAATTCTTTTGGATATTTTGATACTAGTACAATAATTGCTTCTTGGTATGATAAGCCAAGACTTCTAAAGATAAAAGTCAAAGAATAAACTACAGGCATTACAGCCAATGATTCAAGGGCTTTTATACTTTTTCCAAGAAAAAATGTAACTATAGGTTGAGAGGAAAGGGCAATAAATGGTGTAAGTGCCAGTGGATAATAATATTTTGCAATGAATGAGTACGTTAGTTTTTCTTCCTTGGAAGTTTGTTTGAGCTGTTTTACAGATTTATGTGCCATTAATCTTACAGCAATTGCTTCAAAAATAACACCTGTGGAGAGTGCAATAGTTCCAATATATGCACCTTTGAT
Above is a window of Deferribacter autotrophicus DNA encoding:
- a CDS encoding ArsR/SmtB family transcription factor encodes the protein MSMEKFLKAISDKNKLRILNLINYQGQLCVCDLENVLELKQSTLSTHLSKLKQANILVDMKDGKWTYYRINEHLEKSKKIILNEVLNNFLKSETALTDLKKLSSNKNSCIPAKKILVVDYDNSLYSQIIEIELSKKDNITCVSAGIAPAPEVNPLIKKLYPKEYAELRFFTKNISNFKKYYFDLVLILNDFDNIENLNIKFGKIETINLNDIKNLKPKDMRKKLIEKCEVYL
- a CDS encoding 4Fe-4S dicluster domain-containing protein is translated as MSESIILRMQKDLERALLKPANKRKWVMLVDIRKCTGCHSCSVACKAENKTPEGVNYRWVKEAEDGEFPNVMRIFMPGLCMQCDNAPCIKACPSGAIYKREDGIVAIDYSKCQSCGGAAVDACPYSAISVDKGNYYTEGTPEIMDYEKGPIFEYGHKYERVGENLPIGSCRKCHYCLHRLEMGMLPTCVTTCLGGANYFGDINDPESLVYQKAKELNVYTFLAGEGTKPTTKYVADDIELCKKCHE
- a CDS encoding molybdopterin-dependent oxidoreductase; the protein is MSKKSIVDKIEVNRRGFLKSSAFLGGSVMLMSQLGCVQKKLDEMSKKGELSKYVLAKPEHVIYSVCLQCHTACNIKCKVYDGVLHKIDGNPYSAQNMYENLPYNTPVDVAARIDGKICPKGQAGVQTLYDPYRIVKVLKRAGKRGENKWKAIPFEQAVKEIVEGGYLFKDVPGEENRKVEGLKDIFKVRDPKLMKQMAKDAKALAEKKMSWSEFKSKYAGKMDLFANPDHPDAGPYNNKFVFMAGRIEHGRKEFMKRFMKDCFGSVNFYEHTTICEQSHHIGFAEMFNGKHHLKPDLMECKFVIYFGTGGFEANFGPPPISEKLTAGYTEKNMKIAVVDPRMSKTAAKADYWVPIRPGTDAAFALAMGRYIIETGRYDKKYLSAANYKAAYSINETTFTNSTWLVKIEKDGPGAFLKPSEIGLSGDFVVMKDGKPVAGKKKGDAVFGDLFVDTVINGIKVKSAFQIYYDSTKSRTLKEWADLCDVPVEQIITLAREFTSYGKKAAIDFYRGPVQHTNGYYNATAIIALNLLIGNVDWAGGLSVGGGHWHEYGGKKGNPFNMKKLVKNKLGTFGYPVTREKTKYEKTTFFNGYPAKRPFYPFTGNVYQEIIPSAYEGYPYDVKCLMIHKGTPAFASPAGHVFIEMLKDVNRIPLLIGSDIVIGETTMYCDYIFPDKAIWERWGFSHPTPDNTVKVSKIRQPVVNPMTDKTKVYGQEVHLGMETLMYAIAEQLNLPGFGKDGFGPGLDNYREEDFYLKLAENIAMEGAPVPDADAKEIDVFFNARKHLTKAAFDVAKVKESPNWKKIVYVLNRGGRFEHTSRAHKGDKLAYQYKKDISLYVESVAQTRDSMTGKRFYGYPVYVPAADMFDRPLKQDGYDLHLISYKEITGGQSRTSSNYWMLDLYLDENFIWMNSKDADRLGLSDGDTAKIVSPTNPDGVWDLKNGMKIKMIGKVKVSEAIKPGTVAVSWHYGHWAYGSHDVVVDGKVIKGDKRRATGLCPNAAMLVDPVLKNMCLTDKIGGSASFYDTHVKVVKA
- a CDS encoding sulfurtransferase, which encodes MKKLFFTLFLCFLVINSYAIKISTPYVSVWWLEKNLDKVILLDVRRSKQDFYKGHIPNAVFVDKSKVRVDKIIMGKSVKGFLPEKEYFQNFLRSLGINNDSAVVIYTKQRKHINAKYAARLYWQFKVYGFENVALLDGGYYKWVNDIKKIEKGAGKAVTKGNVVLKDVNHEILADISEVKKAINDKNSIIIDFREMAYYLGIKTKSYIAYSGHIPTAFSVSEDLFFNDDGTFISKNDMEKTLFALNIDIHKPIIVYCNTGNHSALGWFILHEILKADSVKNFDGSLIEWTTYELPTKKYVIENFSN